The Candidatus Binatia bacterium DNA window GAGACCTCCGAGCAGACCCCAAGAAAGCGCGGCTTTCACAACCAGATCGGCATTGCCGCCAATCAACCGATGCGCGTGCTCCCCCCCTTGCCCGCGGTCCCGACCCACACCGCTCAAACCAACCACCTCGCAGTCGAGATCGGTGACCTCACCCTCACCGGACTGCGGGCACCCGCATTCAAGGTCGCCGCGGATCGCAAAACCTGCTGGGATTCGGTCGCAAGGCACCTTACTTGCGGCGTGGTGATCGGGGACTTTAACCTGAACCCGGAACGATCGCCCAAGGAAGCCCGGATGGTGCCCGATGGATGGCGCGTCGTCACGCCTGCCTGTGGCGGGCCCAGCTTTCGGAGCCTGAAGAACGAATCCTCATCCACCGTCGACCATGCCTTTGTCACGCCCGAGATCAAAGTCGTCGCGGCAGAGTACCGGCCGGAGTTTTTCGGAAAGTGGAAGCTGGACCACTGCGCTCTGATTCTCGAGATCCGGATCGGAGATTGACGGACCGCGCACGCATCGTGCGGCGGCAGAACTCGAAACTCAGCGACTGGCGTTACCAAAATCCTGAATCGCCCGTTTGCGCTCGTTCTCGTACTCGGACTCGGAAATCAATTTGCGCTTGTAGAGATCCCGCAGAGTCTTGAGCTGGCTTTCCCGTTTTTGGGTCGGAGTTCCGCCGGTGCCCCGAACCGAACAATTGCCATCCCCGACAATCAAGAGTCGCCCGCCATGGCCCGACGCCGGCTCGAAAGTTCTCGTGGCTCTGGTTTCGACAGTCCCATCCGGTGTCGCACGAAGGGCGAGGCGCCGACCGGCCTCCCCCCAAACGGCACACCGTGCCGTCAAATTTCACGCCTCTCTGTCAGACACCACGGCATCCGGCCCACAGGCCACCCGCCGAACCAAAACAACACCGGCCGAACGCCGGCAAGAAAGGGAGAGACGATGAAAACTCGAGAAAATCACCAGATCATCAAGGGATTTCGCACCATTCTGGCAGCAGGCGTCCTGGCCGGCTCCATTCTGGCGGGAGGAGGCGTCGAGACGGCGT harbors:
- a CDS encoding SHOCT domain-containing protein — its product is MTARCAVWGEAGRRLALRATPDGTVETRATRTFEPASGHGGRLLIVGDGNCSVRGTGGTPTQKRESQLKTLRDLYKRKLISESEYENERKRAIQDFGNASR